A single genomic interval of Prunus dulcis chromosome 5, ALMONDv2, whole genome shotgun sequence harbors:
- the LOC117628202 gene encoding flavonoid 3'-monooxygenase CYP75B137-like produces MNWFKTSTTNDESWLLLYTLSAIFASIWCVWLCMKKSRNRISPLPPGPLGMPLLGNLLSLDPELNSYFTSLAHTYGPIFKLRLGTMTCVVINSPSSAREVLKDSDVTFANRDVPVAARIAFYGGADVLWSPHGPEWRMLRKACVLKMLGGAALDSFQSIRQNQVRKMVGYLYGRAGSPVNVGEQIFLTSLNVISNMICGGCIAAVDGEERAGLGAEFRKVVSEMTGLIGRPNVSDFFPGLGRFDLQGIKKQMEGLVRRFDGIFEQMIDQRLRMEEEGAKESQDFLTFLLKLKEEGGDSKTPLTMTHIKALLMDMMLGGTETTADTVEFALAETMNKLAVMGKAKGELDDVVGKGNIVQETHISKLPYLQAVMKETLRLHPVAPLLIPHCPSETCTVGGYTIPKGSRVLVNAWAIHRDPSNWEDPLDFDPDRFLHGKWDYSGRDFNYLPFGSGRRICAGTAMAERMVVYTLATLLHSFDWKLPQGEELDLSEKFGIVMKKKIPLVLIPTPRLSDPALYE; encoded by the exons ATGAATTGGTTCAAAACTAGTACCACAAATGATGAGAGTTGGCTTCTTCTCTACACTCTCTCAGCCATTTTCGCAAGCATCTGGTGTGTATGGCTGTGCATGAAAAAGTCCCGCAACAGAATCTCACCATTGCCCCCAGGCCCATTGGGCATGCCCTTGCTCGGTAACCTTCTCTCTCTCGACCCAGAACTAAACTCCTACTTCACCAGCCTGGCCCACACCTATGGCCCAATCTTCAAGCTCCGCCTCGGTACCATGACCTGCGTCGTCATCAACTCCCCTTCCTCCGCCCGCGAGGTCCTCAAAGACAGTGACGTCACCTTCGCCAACCGTGACGTTCCCGTAGCGGCCCGGATCGCCTTCTACGGAGGGGCCGACGTCTTGTGGAGCCCGCACGGGCCGGAGTGGCGGATGCTGAGAAAGGCCTGCGTGCTGAAGATGCTCGGCGGCGCCGCGCTGGACTCGTTCCAATCGATCCGCCAAAACCAGGTCCGAAAGATGGTCGGTTACTTGTACGGTAGGGCCGGGTCGCCCGTAAACGTGGGGGAGCAGATCTTCCTGACGTCGCTTAACGTCATCTCTAACATGATATGTGGCGGCTGCATCGCGGCGGTGGACGGGGAGGAGAGGGCCGGGCTCGGGGCGGAGTTTCGGAAAGTGGTGTCGGAGATGACGGGGCTCATAGGTCGGCCCAATGTTTCGGATTTTTTTCCGGGTTTGGGTCGGTTCGATTTGCAGGGTATAAAGAAGCAGATGGAGGGGCTGGTGCGGAGGTTTGATGGGATATTTGAGCAGATGATTGATCAACGGCTGAGGATGGAGGAGGAAGGCGCGAAAGAGAGTCAAgattttttgacttttttgttgaaattgaaagaggaGGGAGGAGATTCCAAGACGCCTCTGACCATGACTCACATCAAAGCTCTGCTCATG GATATGATGCTTGGTGGGACTGAAACAACCGCCGACACAGTTGAGTTTGCACTCGCTGAAACCATGAACAAACTAGCGGTGATGGGAAAAGCCAAGGGAGAATTGGACGATGTAGTTGGCAAAGGCAACATTGTACAAGAAACTCATATTTCCAAATTACCATACTTACAAGCTGTGATGAAAGAAACTCTGCGCCTGCACCCAGTCGCGCCACTTTTAATCCCTCACTGCCCAAGTGAAACATGCACAGTGGGAGGCTACACCATTCCAAAGGGTTCTAGGGTTCTTGTTAATGCATGGGCTATTCATAGAGACCCTTCTAACTGGGAAGACCCATTGGATTTTGATCCAGACAGGTTCTTGCATGGCAAATGGGACTATAGTGGACGTGACTTCAACTATTTACCATTCGGGTCAGGCAGAAGAATATGTGCTGGGACAGCAATGGCTGAGAGGATGGTGGTATATACACTTGCTACACTCTTGCATTCCTTTGACTGGAAATTGCCACAGGGGGAGGAGTTGGATCTTTCAGAGAAGTTTGGGAttgtgatgaagaagaagataccTCTGGTTCTCATCCCAACTCCAAGGCTATCGGATCCAGCACTCTATGAGTAG